In Ooceraea biroi isolate clonal line C1 chromosome 1, Obir_v5.4, whole genome shotgun sequence, the genomic stretch TGCATACGCAGATTTTTCGCTCGTTTTCCACCGTAAAATTCGCTTCCACCGTAAAATGCGCTCGCGCATTAAGCGCATTCTGCGGCAACGAGGTCATTTCACGTATTTTCATGAGATGAATTCAACTAGAAAATCAGTCTGCGACGTGGTCGCGCAGTTTAACAAATGGGATTGCTCACAGTAATACGTACAAGTTATTTCAAATCGTTTAGAAAATTAGAAACTATTTCAATTCGTACAATTGATACAAGAATACTGTAAAAGTAAACAGTATGAGCTCtgaattttataatctaaAGTGTGACATTCATTACCCTGTTATGTGATTTACAGACGAATGTACTTATGTAAATATAGTACTCactgtaaatttttatcttgccGTCCGTTTGGCCGAGGGAGTTGGTTGCCACGCACCGGAAGGAGTCAAAGTCCAGCGCTCGCACGGACTTTATGATTAGCCTCATCGTGACCTCGTACTTCTTCTTGGCGAAGGTGTCGACTTTATAGTTTTCGTctgaaatttgtaataaatatccgGTGTTTAAACAATAATCAATGTCACGTTGCACATAATCATCGGCGAGAcgaataatgttaaaatatacaaGATGCCAGTTTCGGTACATTTCTGATTCGTCAATGAATCGAAGTGCGCGACGTGCCAAAGACCTTTCTCATCGCACGGCGTAATTGTACTTGTTTCTCGTTAGAAAGCTGATTCGTTTCATCGCCTCAAACGGAATAACACTGACTAGACGAGCTCCCTGGTGCAAGGCAGCCCGAGCGGAATGACAGAAAATTCCGGATCAATGCGCGCACACAGCAGTAAACTTCGTATTTATGTTCCAAGCCGCTTAAGCATTATGGAACCGCGCAAAGTAGCGAGGCTGCGTTACTCGTGTGAATGTCGGTTTCATTCTGGGGCTGCACTGCGGATGACGGCACGAATGTCGGTGTTCTCGTGTTATTAGTTTCGGGATCCATAATACCTTCGCGGCGCGGAAAAGAGTATTGCCTCGAAGGAAGTGCACACTGACGTGCACTCGCGCACCCGTTCGATGCATGTCGCTTTATCGCGTAATCGTGTCCGCACTCTTTCGCGAAAGTTTATTTGCCGCATCGCCGCTTCGGATATGAATAATACGCGCGATTTTATGGGTATTCTTTGTTCAAAGGCGCGCGAGCGTGATATACGATCGAGAAGTAAGTTTTATCGTAGGCACATCTACCAGGGATATTTCCGGTAATGAAATTGGATGCACGCGTACGTATCCCTGTGCTGAGATCGATGAAACAGGTCTGATGTAATATCGATCCGATATTTATAACGTCGTTTTGTTACTTATCTATTCATAGCGCTATTATTTGTATTCATGAAGATGATGAATTTTTGGTGTCATTtcgttaatatatttattatatttccgaTAGTATAAAATTTCCACTTTATCTCTtctttatgtatttaataataatttttccaataaaagttattttttatcgcgagctctaaaattaaaaatatcctcTTCCTCGTTAACCaacgaaaattttaatttattccctGAGGAACTTCCATCAAAATCACAATTAGGCGCAATTACGGCAGTAGATACGAATCTCAGATCTGCATGAAGGCAATTCCGCGTGTGGTTAATTGATTCGAATGCACGTTGTAGCGTTGCAACGCTTTAAGAAAAGGATTTCAGCCCACCTCCGCGTGTATACAAGGGATGCCGTCGCGGATTAGCGACTCGACGTGCGCTGGCACGCACACATCTTGATGCCGCTCTTAATGTCGTTGCCCTTGCCCTTAACCCCCTGGCATATCACATAGGGCGCACAGTAGCAATTAGAGTGAGACAGCCGCATTAGCGTGATGTAATTAAGGCGAATCGCATTACAACTGCTCGCGCGTGTAccgtgtcgcgtcgcgcttTTCGCCCAGCCGGCGAATAATATGCGAAAAATAACAGAGAAAACGGACTAGAAATAATGATTCCGAGTTTTGCATGAAACGAACTCCCGATTTCGGTAAAACTTTCATCTCTAAATGTTGCCCTAACGAGTGCAAATTCGCAAATTACTGCTTTATTTGCCCATGGGCAGTAAACACGGAGACGTAAAAACGTGGCTCAAATAGCagcaaaaatgtaattttctacGGACGAATATATCTAGGATGGAATCGTCGATGCGAGCAACACGGTGCTATTTTAATACGCGTCATACGAATCGATATCCTCCGTATGCGTAGTTGTTTGATTCGCCTTTGATACACTTATTcgtaaattaattgattattattatgatagcAATTCTGTGTATTTTCACTGATTTCCAGTGAGAATAAGACTGCGTATGAGAAAGAAAACTTAAATTTCTGCTCACCATTGGTGATGGTTTCATTCCACGATCTAATCCAGTAAGTGATAGGTGGAGGAAAGGCCTCGCTGTCGCACTCCAACGTGAGAGTTTGCCCTTCGTAAGCACCCATCAGTTGATTCTCGATTCGAACCATAGGCTTAACTATGCAAGGAGAATAAAgggatttcaataaaatatgtattaaaacaTAATCATGTGATAAATACTTGCATTGTGTCATTAATAACTTAAATTTCTATTGTGAAcaaaaatctttaaataaaatgtgtatagtgttatataaataaaacgtttctGAATTGTTTCATTTTCTGAAAGAAAACAATTACGTTGTAGAGAgttgattaaatttatatcaattttattttgatttactGGACTTTCACACGAGTATTAGAGTTGGCGAAATACGTGAATGCCAAGAGCTTTAAAGTTgtgagaagaaaataaaatttaatgaaacgttCACTGTGCACGGTTTTCAGGCTCATCACGCGCTACGGCGTCCGACGTCCGATGCGAATCTCACGAAAACAGCTCTGCTCATTTCTAGAGCTCATTCCCTCGTAAATAGGGCCCTCTTATTCTTTAATCAATCCAGAAACGTCACTTGTCCTCGTAGTGAGAGACTCGTGACATCGCGTGGTGAAATTACGCAGCCAGCGGCGGGCAAAAGATTTAACTACGTTTTCAGGAACAATGGCCCTCGGGATCAACCATTCACCGTACCTACCATGAGAGCCGTCATTACAAGAGATCGTTCACACCAGTATTCGCGCGAATACGACaattcaaattatattttgtggCAAGCGTGACGCGCCCGCGAGAGGAAATTTctgtgaaaaattaataaagtgcCACGAAACGGAAACTGAACGGTCGGATTCTCTATTGAATTGTGAATTCTGATTTCAACACCTAAATAGTAATGCGCGCATTATATCTTACGGCATTTCCATAATGGAAGATTAATTGACGCGTTAGTAACGATTGGACACATACTTAAAATTGcgagattaaataattctataatattattataaataagttataaataaataattctataataatattatcttttatttattttatagatttatttattttatagatttatagAAAATGAAAACGTGTCCTCACAATATTTCTCTCAATAGAAACGGCTCGTTTACGCATTTCGCCGCCAACTTGATAGAACGGTTCCTTAACGCCGGTCGTAAAGCAGGATCTAGGATCTCCCGCGTGACAAAGTTATACGTACAATGAACAATGAGGACGATCCGCTTGCTGACAGTCGGTGGCACCCCGTTAGACGCTATGCAGAGATATGGCCCCATATGGACCCGCGTGACGCGCGTTATTTCCAGCTCCGGGCCCTCGATACTGGACACTGCAACAGTTTATATACAGATGCAGGCATACACAaattgcgtgcgtgcgtacacaTGCATGTATATACAAGCGTGGATTATACCGCACGTTGTTACGCGCGCATCGTTCATCGCTCAGCGAAGCGCGTTTGGCGATCTGGCCAATTGCATGCGTTAATGCCGCGTCGTTAATTCGTAACGGAGCGTTGCGGATCACGAGTGCCATTTTCGCGATATGCAAATTCGTTACAAAGTGGATAGTTGTTTACGGGACACCAGTTCACAGATGTAATCCGCTCTTAACAGAGAGGAAGTAAAGTCAGATTGAATCTCTTATCCCTTTTCGCGGTATGATTTCGTTTATTCCGCCCAATCAATAATTTTCACAGATATTCAGAAGTATATAAACACATTCTACGTGTGTGCGGGAGGCGTAAAGAATAGATGATACGTTTTTGTCTCATGTCTCTACATCAATTTTTCGCCGAGTTATAACGTTTTACAAATTAGAAACAATAAGTTTTGCATCACGAGCACGTGGTCGCGAGCACGTAGATTGAGCACGTGGACCAAGCATGTGCTCGACGCTCATTGGTCAACGGAGATCATAATATATGACCTCCCGCCACTAGCCTCCAGTTAGTCAATCTCTAGATTAATCATAGATCGATGTAATTATCAATATCTTTGCACAGAAAAATCGCAGCGAGATGAAACAAGTCTTGATCAAAAACTGAGAGCTTGAGATGGccttattcattttatataattatttcgcgaaatatcgttaattaattaaaataaaattaattttattaaactaaaattaattttgttccgGAAATCGATTGTTGGTGCTTGACAAATTCATTccatattcaatttattatatctcagtTTGAAAGAGATTGgagaacataaaaataaaaataacaacataataatataccaAGTTGTATATTTTGTTTCAACAATGATAACGCAATTTGCATTTTCTCTTCTCATTTTCCGGACGTATTATTACCGTCTCCGACGTAAACATTACGCGTACCGCATATTGTAGCCCGCAACTATGTGTATAGAATAATTGCGTGGTAAGTATGGTGAGAACGTGAAATATGAAACATGTTTAAACTTATGTTCCACGACCTTGCGAAATATTCAAACGCGCGAATTTAGGTGGCATATATACGTGCCGAGTACCATTCCATCGAAAATACGGTAAAACGGTTAAGAGATTTTACAATTACGCCGCATTTTCACATGCagcggaaaaaaataaaaccgaTTCAGTACTAAACGACGTAATCACGTTTACTGTGAAAAATGTACCAAACGGaacgtaatataaatatttcagtgTCCCACGAAAAGTGCACAAAGTAGTATTTATTATGTCAGTTGTAATTTCATATgttgcaaattaatatttgctcTCTCATGTTTTCCGATAATATCTGCCTCACATGTTGCAACACGGTCGACTGGCTTAATATCGTGGAACAATTGATttcaagtttaattaaaatgtacattttcttaatttcgatattatgtaattaatcgCGCTAATCGATTTGTATATTGAAATTGCAATTAGTTACGCGTCATGAGTACGTAACGTAGTTAAATTGACAATCTGGCACGCGCATTTATTCCGCAGAGATTgattatcatataatttacAGCGGTTTCTTCACGGATGATCAGTCTGTCACGGTAAACGCAAACACGGTAAACGCAAAATGCTATCAAAGTAGCACATTCATTGAGACtactaaaaagaaataatttcatcaTCAGATAGTCTTAAACGagttttcaataaagaaatcaGTTTTCATAATCTTAAATGATAATTGAATGCCGTCGTGCATAAAATATCCAATGTTCCTTAATGATTTTGTAATAGCTATCGATTTTATCGTTGGAGAAGCATTACGTTGACCCATTTACTCAAGAGCATGAATTATTCCTCTCATCCGTGCTTAATTCGCGCcgtttaaatatgtataaatactaATAAAACTTATGTGCACACAATATCTGTCTGATCCAACGATAAATTAGAGAAGGCGTTTCCATTCGCGCACCTGTTGGAGTAAAAGTCGGCGCATCAAACTTTTATCGTTCGTAGAAAGCAGAGTCTCTCGCTATGGATTATCATACAAGAATAAAAGAGCGGGACTGGTCTTTTCTCTCGTCTTTCCGATGCCATTATTGGAAGTCAAACGGAGTGCGCGGATCGAATGCGAAAATCGTGAAAGGAGCTCGCAGCAGTCCCTTCGACGGAGAATACTCTATTTTCCGGTACTTATCGGTCTAATGGAATCGTGGCTGTACGTTCCCGCAAGACGAGCGTCGAAATGAGGAGAGGAATCGGAAGACAACGGGATGCGGCGAAAATCCTTAAAACGATTCCCTGAAATCGGCCGCGAAAGATAGAAATTTCGTCCAGCGAATAAATCACCGGAAACGTGCTCGCTGCGATGTCTTACCGACCTCGCGCGAACCCGCCCATTTTCCGTCCCTTCACCGCCCCTTGACAGCACGAAACGAAAATACTCTGCGAGGGTGTTAGCTCTGCACGTTGGTTCATCGGTGTCCAAAGTGCAGAACACGGTACCGGCTTGGCGCGGAAGAGACAGGAAACATAAGGTGCAAGAGTAGAAGATCGGAAGAATGAGAGAAAAGCCGGGAAAatcgagaagagaaaagagaaatagagaaattgAAGCGGTACTTTAGCTGTACCTGCCTGATGTACAATCGAGAATGTCCCTGACACTTGCTTGCGCAATTAGTCAGCAAAGGATCTGAACGGATCTGACGCGGACGGCAGGAAAAACCGGTACGCCACTGAATAAAACTGGAAACCGAAAGCGCGTGAGTGATTGGATTGTGAGGCCGATGGATTCCTCGAAACGCTACTGTTTGCTTCGGAGAATGAACGCAATTGCTGAATTGAATTGCAAAATATCAATGTTGCCCTTACACATCGATCTAAAAAGAAATCAGAGAAGTTAAAATAACCGAATCTTGAAATCTTTTCCGATACATTGTGTGTCGCGATTGAAAGAAATCGTTgcggtaaaaatatttttacgtttcttgttcattattattttatatacaattgcgaatgcaattttcattctttcacGAGCAttcacatttataataatcgttTTATGTATTAACCGTCGTATTGCATCGAGGAAACGTCATGCATTAACAGAAAGTTTCTGTTAAGATGTCTTGCAGCAAACACCTTGTATAATGTTCCTTCCAAGAGTCAGAGAATTAAGTTATATGTTGATTAGCCTAGTTACTGTTAGACTTTATTCAAAGATGGCACACAATGACAGAAAATTGTTCGgaattataaacaaaattaatttctcggaGCGAATGGTTTAAATAAACGagtttgtattataaaatgcccggcgattttatttcgatagACATTGCGCCGCCGGCACTTTACTGATAACAGCATCAAGAAAGAAACCAGTTTGTGTAACGAATCGTTAAATTCTCTCGCCGATTGTGAGAGAAACTGGAAAGGACAATGTAAAACGGCAGGACAGTAAATTACTGTTGAATGTCATATCGTCAAAGCAACAAGGAAAATGGTCAATTGAATCAAACGCCTTATGAttacaaaaagagaaaatgtatGCATATACAATAAAAGCGCAAAAATTGGTGAgagataatgaaaaatcatCGAGCAATGGAATATTTCTCCTGCATTATCTGAATTGCgtgatacaatattattattaatgactccattttctttttaattttgataaactGGAAGCTACAGTTAcgtaaaaaattcgatttatgattatttatttcatgctATTATTTActcagagaggaagagaggaattTTCGAATATATCATCATTTAAAACAGAAACGTAGAACATAAGTATTGAATGTAGACTGTGCGAAAAACGAGCGATACCCGTTAATTTTATCGATGCCCTCGCCGAATTTTATTCGGAATGTGTTGCATCGCACcgacatttaattatttcgcttCGATTCATAATTGAATCTGCTCAGCTGCAGATAAAATATAtggaataatgaaaaattaacgaTCATTTATTTCTACGATATTTGAATTTTTGCCAAGTCAAGCGTACCTGTGCAGACCCGTATCTAATCAATTCCAATGAGCAAATTTACTCGGTCCACACGAGCGACGTCCGCGACGTTTCGTCAAATCGTCAAACGTGTTCGGTCAAACGGCGAATGCAACACAAAAGGCGTGCTCGCTCGATCGAGGGAGATTCAGCGCCGTCCATCAGAACTCATTCGATGATTCGGCCGGGCGCACAATAAACGTCTCGCTCGATCAGCGCGAAACAAGGCAGTGGGCTTGCCGTCACGTCTGTTTCAGGACGAGCGAGACAGGGCGCGCCTCGTAGGGCGGCGAATGTTCTTCCGCGAACGGGCTTACGCTCAATATACGCGAAACGACGCGGGACAGCGACACGGGGGGGTTGAAAGGCCGGGGTGCGGTGATCGCGCGAGAGGAAGCGGAACTCTGCTCTATCTGGAGCAACGGTGCAATGGCAGGGCGACGGAGAGACGAAGATAGAGACACGTAGAGAGTCATCCGGCTGATGAAACGACGCGACAATCGCAGCATCCGACGACGAGGAGGCGGCGTACAGCAGCAGTAACCCGAGGTGGTGAGATACGTACTCTCCTGGCGGATCATGCCACCCGCCTCGCGACGCCACGTGACCGTCGGCTCCGGTGTCCCTGTCGCTGCACAGCGCAGCGTCACGTTGCTACCCTCTCGCACCACCATGTCTGTACTAGTGGGGTAGTCCAGGATATCCGGCGGCACTGAAACAATGACCACATTGCGACGAGACGTTCCAGAGATTACACTTGcgggcgctcgcgcgcgcgataatattGCGCTGCGCTGCGGCCGTTCACACACGGTCGGATAGATTACTATCTAGGGGATGTGGCGGCTACCCTACCCTGATCGTGCTCGGCTTTAACCACCGATTCTGCGCCCGATACTCCGCGGCGagagcacgcgcgcgaaacgtTCGCGGCCCGTTCGCTCGCGAATGACCAACCGCTCGTAAAATCCTCGTCTCGCTCTCCTTCCCCCTTGATCAACGAATTCGGACGGATACCCGATACGTCCTGGGCTACGTGCGGTTCGCGAGCGTGCCTCCGCTTGCTCCGGGAGACAACccctttgttccattttgaaggAGCTTTCTCGCCGGGAAGAGACGATCTTTCCGCGGCGCGTCGGTTACGGCGGTTACGGCGCGTGACTTTAACGGATCGTAACCCACGTCGCTTTGTCGTTCGGATCAGCAACATCGGCAGCAGGATGAGGTGGCGTGCAGGGACGCGCGATATTAGGGTGGCGAATCTATTTCCTTTTTACGATGCGTGCTCGTCCTCGAATACGCTGAAGGATAAATCTTCGGAAAGACGCGAGTTTGCTATAAGAGGATCGAttgctctctcgcgcgcgtgtttcgGACTTTATGCAAAACGATGATGTATCgtgtattataattgtttgcgTAATAATTCGAGTGACTGCACGCAAAGCgtaaagtataaaattatttttgtatttaatttactaATTTGTTACTTCGttaataattacgtaatttcaTATGTGTGCATATTCTGTTGTATTCATGTCTACCGCAGCTTTTATAAATGCCGGGAATACGTTATTCACATTACAATATTGTAACGTGAAAATGTAACAGCTGCCATTGTTTTATGAATCAATGCACGAATGTTATCTCTAAGCTGGCCAAGAGAACGATCTAAGTGGATTACTACCGAGCGGAGTTGCGAGCAATCAGTGCGCCAGGCAAAATAAATCCATCAGGTCGCTTTATCCGAGTTTAGTAAGTGACAGTCAGATATAGCATACGATACGGCGGATTATATTCTATGCTTAGACGCGATACACCGGTTAGTTTAGAGTTTGCCGTCCATCCCACGCGGTAACAGAGATATACGTAATAATTCAACTCCAAAATATCAAAACCGAGCACTCTATGTATACGCGGCTGCATCCATACCGATCCGTTTAACCATGTTTAAATATGGATCACTAAGGCCTCTATGTTTCGACTGATCGATTTTCTTCCGAGAAGCTTGAATTAATCATTGAGCCACTTTGCACGCGGCCGCGTCCCGTAAGATGACGACACGtaacatagaaaaatatatggaaGCTGAGCGAGATCGTtcaattttctctctccctttgaCGCAAACGCAACGGAAtactcgagagagaaagaaagccgCCTATCCCGACGGGGACAAAAATTTGCAACAGCCTCGTTTCCCTCACGGTTGAAATCCACATGCTGGTAAAATGGTTTACcgaattgtaaattatttctacaCTCGTTTGATATATTCATTGATAACGCTTTCaagaaacaataatttaattacaataatttaatttaataacgagTATGCTGAAACGAGTTCCGAAAagatatgattaaaatatcgttagcgaataaatacaattttcgtCATTGTTAAAATGAAGAATAGGAGGTCAGTGTTTCTGCTATGGAATAGATTTActcacgatgctagaaattaATCGATGCCCTTATTTAAGCATACATACGAGATAGTTGGATAAAACGCAAGATATGATAAAATGACAGCATGACAAAGTAAAATAACGCAGTTATCTGGCCGGAAAATGTCCGCAACCCGTAGAATGCATAAACATTCCCTTCAGACTGCATGGAGGCGCTATGAAATACTTGCACGATAAAAACGCGATTGCCCGCTGCGCCGTAAATAAGCTAAAAAATTcagttttacattaaattttgaaTGTAAAAGAGCTACCgacataaaaattaagagGGCATAGCGCCGCCTCCGATTTACACGCTTCAAcgatgttaaattaaatctcgCATTTAACATTGTATGGAGTTTCAAATTTGTGGaagtaaagaatattttatgttttatattacgaTTATTTCAAGCAACTTGTTCCATTTTACCAGAAAAGTAGTTCCTTATATAGACAATCGATCAAGACAGAAACGTTCGACTGTCACTAAAATATCTTCtctttaagatattaattacacaataaaaaattttttatgaatgCATATGAAGCGAAGCTCAGCAAGTTACTTATTTTTACGTTTGCATGGCGCCGAGGATCATAAAAAATTCCGCACTAAGACTtccattttgataaaaattgtcaCCTATACTTATACCATTCGTTATATTGATTCCTACATTCGAGTGAGTTATAATTTAGAATGGATTGACGTGGCTGACGACAAGTTTTACGTCGTCGATAATTCGTGTATGTATACCGGGGAGGAGGAAAGGGGAAGAGGAAACGCATCCCTTTCGACAGAAGGAGAGCAGCGTAAAAAGTATAGGACATTTATGACGTCGCCAATTCTTCACGATGATCAAGCCGCGCCCTTCGCGAGAATCATCTTCACTGTCCATCCGTTTCcgtccctttctctccccctcctcccTTCCATATATTTTGCGCTGCACAATGCGAGGAATTTCGTTATCGAGTTGCCTTTCGGGACGGAATGGAGCCGAATACGGCTGGTGCGCATGCAGGCATTGCTCGCGCCCGGAAAGACGGTTGGGCCGGGAATGGTTTTCCCACGGCTTACGCGGACCAAATTCCCACCCGGTCACGAAAGAGACTACCCCCTTCGTGAATAGTCCTCTCTCGGAGACCGACGTCGCGTCCCTCCTCCGGTGAGTTACGAAAGACGTGTTCGGGAAGGCAAAGAGACTCTCCGGGACGAAGTTTCCGCGCGGATGCGAAAAAGTAAGTAAGATGGGAAGAGGACGGGGGAGGATAGCGCTTCCGCGCACTAACGACGAGACGGTGGAAGCGAATGGACGGGGCCCCGCGATTGCATAAGGGTACAAGCACACGCGAGTGCATGAGTGTGTACCCCATAAAAAAGCGAGAAGGGGATGGTGATATTATCCATACGCtgaaatcgataaaataacgCTCTTTCGATAATTGATGAGTCAATCTGTAATTACCCGCTGGCGATCGACTGCCCGAGCGGTCGCTTCCGGCGACTGTATAAATCCGACCAATTTCCGATCCATTTTTAATGGCGATGTACCTCATCGATGAGAATTCCGAGGCTCAACGCAGTCGAagcaatattgttttataggtttatttaaaaatctctttttcttcctctctttcaccctctctctctctttctctgtgcaAGTTGCGCGTATATTTCATTCATTCCTAACATCGCCGGTCTCGTTAGTCGAAACACATTCCTGCCCGCAAAACAAAATCCAAGTTCTCcgatttccatttttatctcCGCCTCCTTCCATCTAACTGTTCTAACGTGACGTAACGTTCACTAGCGTGATTTCATCGATACGCCCTCACAACGATCGGCCATACATTGATGCGTTCTCATTTATTCAATGAGTCCATATTACGAGCACCGCagtttaatcgttaataaagGCAACATACCGATGAGACGGTATGTGCAGGGAGGTCGCAAGGGATTTTTGCGCTGCACGGCACCGAAATGCCCCGTGGTATTTTCACAATAATGTTTGCGCGGTCCCAACAAAGAGAGAACCGAAATGAGAATGGCTTTCTGACGACGCGACGGTAGCGAATCGCGACGGTGCGCGGCCGAACAACGCGCGTCACTGAATGGCAGTACGGAGCGAATTCTTCCAAAGAATTAAGCGGACATCGGGCAAAAAGCGATTCCATGCCGGCGGCGCTATGCCCGGTGGCATCACGGGTCACAGAGATATCACCGGTCGCGGGCGTGCAATTCATTTTGCCCGAACTGCGTCGGAGGGAGTGTAGGAGGGAAGGGGCGCAACAAACGGGGCGAAAAAAAGCGTCGTATCCGCAGATAGTATATTTATTGATACGGGAAAACAATTGGgtcgaatttattatttcacgcgtgcccgcgcgcgcgcgcatgcatcGCCGCGCGACgtttttcgtttttgtttgttcTTGCAGGGGATGGCAGGGAAGAGAATCGCGTTTTATTCGCGTTCAGAACTG encodes the following:
- the LOC105281462 gene encoding lachesin isoform X4, which codes for MGIRAERSVIRFTHIRQAVEQPHSLSGSRSHFHLYRRGPRTIQVPPDILDYPTSTDMVVREGSNVTLRCAATGTPEPTVTWRREAGGMIRQEMSSIEGPELEITRVTRVHMGPYLCIASNGVPPTVSKRIVLIVHFKPMVRIENQLMGAYEGQTLTLECDSEAFPPPITYWIRSWNETITNDENYKVDTFAKKKYEVTMRLIIKSVRALDFDSFRCVATNSLGQTDGKIKIYKLDDQPTTRKSGVRRDSKKKTDRNYEKKAAGMKDDPLLKGGDSGDELIEFQSATASSALHRHLFTNLGITAVILAVGLST